A single region of the Triticum dicoccoides isolate Atlit2015 ecotype Zavitan chromosome 2B, WEW_v2.0, whole genome shotgun sequence genome encodes:
- the LOC119364662 gene encoding uncharacterized protein LOC119364662 isoform X2 — MAMVASTSIAYHKPRLSVVCRKKDRDRELEREKEHKYPFKVVEITPPPRCLGVRCFPTAVVVRASVRSSRQQWPVLQHATSSLSSAGLYCSVPRPNPVNPIMQAII, encoded by the exons ATGGCCATGGTCGCCTCCACCTCCATCGCTTACCACAAG CCGCGTTTGTCGGTGGTGTGCAGGAAGAAGGACCGGGACAGGGAGCTGGAGCGGGAGAAGGAGCACAAGTACCCCTTCAAGGTCGTCGAGATCACGCCGCCGCCGCGATGCCTCGGCGTCCGCTGCTTCCCCACG GCAGTAGTAGTACGAGCTTCTGTAAGGTCTAGCAGGCAGCAATGGCCCGTGCTGCAACATGCAACGAGTTCGTTGTCCTCGGCGGGTCTATATTGCAGTGTACCTCGTCCCAATCCTGTAAATCCAATAATGCAAGCGATAATCTAA